The following proteins are encoded in a genomic region of Desulfuribacillus stibiiarsenatis:
- a CDS encoding cytidylyltransferase domain-containing protein, giving the protein MNTIAIIQARMGSTRLPGKVLLPLGQTNVLNYVVTRCKEIQGISKVIVATSHLDQDQPIVDWCRTNDILYFRGSEDDVLDRYYQCALEYNPDYVMRVTADCPFLDYHLASNMVDAIQESTTEIDIVTLLSPIPRGMPVEIISFESLQYIHNHGKESYHREHVTYYAYENPSTFHMHGINVDTHKNHPELRITLDTPEDYLLCQEIVKEFPDDILVPADKVIEFLLMHPEIVALNAHIEQKVVKL; this is encoded by the coding sequence GTGAATACCATTGCTATTATACAAGCAAGAATGGGTTCTACAAGACTTCCAGGGAAAGTTTTACTACCGTTAGGGCAGACAAATGTTCTAAATTACGTTGTGACACGATGTAAAGAAATTCAAGGTATTTCTAAAGTTATTGTAGCTACGTCTCACTTAGACCAAGATCAACCGATTGTAGATTGGTGTAGAACGAATGATATTCTATATTTCCGAGGCTCTGAGGATGACGTATTAGATCGATACTATCAATGTGCTTTAGAATATAACCCTGATTATGTAATGCGTGTTACGGCAGATTGTCCATTCTTAGACTACCATTTAGCATCGAATATGGTAGATGCAATCCAAGAATCTACTACGGAAATTGATATAGTAACTTTGTTAAGTCCGATACCGCGCGGTATGCCAGTTGAGATTATTTCTTTTGAAAGTCTGCAGTATATACATAATCATGGCAAAGAGTCGTATCATCGTGAGCACGTGACCTATTACGCATATGAAAATCCAAGTACTTTTCATATGCATGGAATTAATGTAGATACACATAAGAACCATCCAGAATTGAGAATCACGTTAGATACCCCAGAGGACTATTTATTATGTCAGGAAATAGTGAAGGAATTTCCAGACGATATACTAGTTCCAGCTGATAAAGTTATTGAGTTTCTTTTAATGCACCCAGAAATTGTTGCCTTAAATGCACATATTGAACAGAAGGTAGTGAAGCTCTAA
- a CDS encoding acyl carrier protein yields the protein MNEQKLRQIFSQSLGIDESQIIDTLEYSTIPEWDSIAHMSLIAAIDEAFDIMLDTEDVIDMSSYGKAKEILKKYDVEF from the coding sequence ATGAATGAACAAAAATTAAGACAAATTTTTTCGCAATCTTTAGGGATAGATGAGTCACAAATTATAGACACCTTAGAATATAGCACAATTCCAGAATGGGACTCGATTGCCCATATGTCATTGATAGCAGCAATCGATGAGGCTTTTGATATTATGCTTGATACGGAAGATGTAATTGACATGAGTTCTTATGGAAAAGCCAAAGAGATATTGAAAAAATACGATGTGGAGTTTTAA
- the pseG gene encoding UDP-2,4-diacetamido-2,4,6-trideoxy-beta-L-altropyranose hydrolase, producing the protein MGTRTILIRADASVNIGTGHIMRCLTLAEQIRSMTQNVEICFICQRLEGNLITYIQNQYNIPVLEVHGDDNPEQLIHKIIKNYSAVDLLIVDHYQLDSIWHKKMRDIAKNILVIDDLSNRELECDALLDQNYNENMFNRYKHFVPEHCRLFIGPKHLLLRNEFLETKAKARLVGQTKEILNLTKILIFYGGSDPTNETEKALEALMLLKWQSFKIKVIVGITNPKSHDIKSFCKSHNIEVLQNVSNMAEILMDIDIVLGSGGVSMWERCYLGIPTITTIVAENQRQTTIAASAFGAVWNAGWHEEVQVDNLVELIQTAVSQPEELHRMAKLSFELMQLGTEGKLLEWINEVVTYEGNTHSK; encoded by the coding sequence ATGGGTACTAGAACAATTTTAATTAGAGCTGATGCTTCTGTAAATATCGGAACTGGTCATATTATGCGCTGTTTGACACTTGCAGAACAGATTCGTTCGATGACCCAAAATGTAGAAATCTGCTTTATCTGTCAGAGACTTGAAGGTAATCTAATTACATATATTCAAAATCAATATAACATTCCAGTACTAGAAGTTCATGGAGACGACAATCCTGAGCAACTAATTCATAAAATCATTAAGAACTATAGTGCAGTTGATCTCTTAATTGTTGACCATTATCAATTAGATTCCATTTGGCATAAGAAAATGAGAGATATAGCAAAAAATATTTTAGTGATAGATGATTTATCCAATAGAGAACTTGAATGTGACGCTCTGCTAGACCAGAACTATAACGAGAACATGTTTAATAGATACAAGCACTTTGTTCCCGAACATTGCAGGCTATTTATAGGTCCTAAACACCTATTGTTGCGTAATGAATTTTTGGAAACTAAAGCTAAAGCTCGTCTTGTAGGACAAACAAAAGAAATCTTGAATTTAACAAAAATTTTAATTTTCTATGGTGGTAGTGACCCTACGAATGAAACGGAAAAAGCGCTAGAAGCATTAATGCTACTGAAGTGGCAATCATTCAAAATTAAAGTTATTGTGGGGATAACAAATCCAAAAAGTCATGATATCAAAAGTTTTTGTAAGTCGCATAACATTGAAGTGCTGCAAAACGTGTCGAATATGGCTGAAATCCTTATGGATATAGATATTGTTCTAGGTTCTGGTGGTGTTTCCATGTGGGAACGATGCTATCTGGGCATACCAACTATTACAACTATAGTTGCTGAAAATCAAAGACAGACTACAATAGCAGCCAGTGCATTTGGTGCGGTTTGGAACGCAGGATGGCATGAAGAGGTTCAAGTTGATAACTTGGTAGAACTAATACAAACTGCAGTGAGTCAACCTGAGGAATTACATCGCATGGCGAAACTGTCGTTCGAGCTCATGCAGCTTGGAACAGAGGGTAAACTACTAGAGTGGATAAATGAGGTGGTCACTTATGAAGGAAATACGCATTCAAAATAG
- a CDS encoding acyl-CoA reductase yields MRIIAPLNNQDFNNQIDMEAIDWKNQVESLVATTNLPVFSPIAEEFIQAFSAAILKDQSLKKYPEVISLGYWLRKSNIQKIKQAFSDKNKHSLVVSRGVALVYAPANIDTIFVYTWVISLLAGNATIIRVSNRQSEQFKILINSINLLLSSSIYNEIRKRILIIHYPHDQLITEWLSQRCHIRVIWGGDNTIQMIRQSMLAPIATEMVFPDRTACSMICATAIKDLKENEMIRLAEKFFNDTLFFHQKACSSPKLVVWVGTDEDIYIAKNRFWQYFQQIIKKKEYALASANHMERLTLGFYYATLKQVKEISNHDFELPLRILVGKLDSPLREANRGTGLFLEYHTEHISELSSLLQDKDQTITYFGFTKAQLGEFAQSLSGRKVDRIVPIGQALDFSSIWDGYDMLSYFTREIQLNV; encoded by the coding sequence ATGCGTATAATAGCTCCTTTAAATAATCAAGATTTTAATAATCAAATAGACATGGAAGCAATCGATTGGAAAAACCAAGTCGAGTCTCTAGTAGCTACTACGAATCTTCCAGTTTTTTCTCCAATAGCTGAGGAATTCATTCAAGCATTTTCAGCAGCTATATTAAAAGATCAGAGCTTAAAAAAGTATCCAGAAGTAATTTCTCTAGGATATTGGTTAAGAAAGAGTAATATACAAAAGATTAAGCAAGCTTTTTCTGATAAAAACAAACATAGCCTAGTTGTTTCACGAGGGGTTGCACTTGTATACGCACCTGCTAATATAGATACAATATTTGTATATACATGGGTTATTTCCCTGTTGGCAGGAAATGCAACAATCATTCGGGTATCGAATCGCCAATCAGAACAATTTAAAATCTTGATTAATAGTATCAATCTACTCTTATCAAGTAGTATCTATAACGAGATTCGAAAGCGTATATTAATCATACATTATCCTCACGACCAATTGATAACAGAATGGTTATCGCAAAGATGCCATATTCGAGTCATTTGGGGAGGCGATAATACGATTCAGATGATTCGCCAGTCAATGCTAGCGCCAATTGCGACAGAGATGGTATTCCCAGATCGAACAGCATGTTCAATGATTTGTGCTACAGCAATTAAAGACTTAAAAGAAAATGAAATGATTAGGCTTGCAGAAAAGTTTTTTAATGATACATTGTTTTTTCACCAAAAAGCTTGCTCGTCTCCTAAACTAGTCGTTTGGGTTGGTACAGATGAAGATATATATATTGCAAAGAATAGGTTTTGGCAGTATTTCCAACAGATCATTAAGAAGAAGGAATATGCTTTAGCGTCAGCGAATCATATGGAACGCCTTACATTAGGTTTTTACTATGCGACGTTAAAGCAAGTAAAAGAAATATCTAATCATGACTTTGAACTTCCCCTCCGAATTCTTGTTGGGAAACTGGATTCTCCGTTAAGAGAAGCGAATCGCGGAACGGGGTTGTTCTTAGAATATCATACAGAGCATATCTCAGAGCTCTCTAGCTTACTTCAAGATAAAGATCAAACGATTACTTATTTCGGTTTTACTAAGGCGCAACTAGGTGAATTCGCACAATCTTTAAGTGGCAGAAAAGTGGACCGAATTGTACCTATAGGACAGGCTTTAGATTTTTCTTCTATATGGGATGGTTATGATATGCTATCATATTTCACAAGAGAAATTCAGCTTAATGTCTAA
- the pseI gene encoding pseudaminic acid synthase, producing MKEIRIQNRIIGSGHKPFIIAEMSGNHNQSLERALQLIEAAAKSGVDALKIQTYTAETMTLDIDEREFFINDPSSLWQGKSLYSLYEEAYTPWEWHETIFERCKELGIIAFSTPFDESAVDFLEGLNVPCYKIASFENTDLSLIRKVAKTGKPIIVSTGMSTVSELDEMVRALREYGCDDVVLLKCTSTYPATPENSNILTIPHLKQLFDCEVGLSDHTLGIGVSVAATALGASVIEKHFTLSRAEGGVDSAFSLEPEEMRLLVSETEKAWLSLGKVQYGPLTVEKTSLTHRRSLYISKDMKAGDTLTKENLRSIRPGLGLPVKYLDVFLGKSIKVDAKKGTPMSWDLL from the coding sequence ATGAAGGAAATACGCATTCAAAATAGAATCATTGGAAGTGGGCATAAGCCTTTCATAATTGCAGAAATGTCCGGTAACCATAACCAGTCCCTTGAGAGAGCATTACAATTAATTGAAGCTGCTGCAAAATCAGGGGTAGATGCACTAAAGATTCAAACATATACCGCTGAAACTATGACACTCGATATTGATGAGCGAGAATTTTTTATTAATGATCCTAGTAGTCTATGGCAAGGCAAATCCCTTTATAGTTTGTATGAAGAAGCGTATACGCCTTGGGAGTGGCATGAAACCATATTTGAACGTTGTAAAGAACTTGGAATCATTGCCTTTAGTACTCCATTTGACGAAAGTGCAGTAGATTTTTTAGAAGGGCTTAATGTTCCTTGTTATAAAATCGCATCTTTTGAAAACACAGACTTATCGCTTATACGAAAAGTGGCAAAGACAGGCAAACCCATTATAGTTTCAACTGGCATGTCAACAGTCTCTGAGTTAGATGAGATGGTAAGAGCATTAAGAGAGTATGGATGTGATGATGTAGTATTACTTAAATGCACGAGTACATACCCTGCCACACCAGAAAATAGCAATATATTGACAATTCCTCATTTGAAGCAACTTTTTGATTGTGAAGTCGGTTTATCTGACCATACTTTAGGTATAGGGGTTAGTGTCGCTGCTACTGCCTTAGGTGCATCTGTAATAGAGAAACATTTTACTTTGTCTCGAGCAGAGGGTGGAGTCGACTCTGCATTCTCATTAGAACCTGAAGAAATGAGATTGCTAGTATCAGAAACTGAAAAAGCATGGTTAAGTTTAGGAAAAGTGCAGTATGGTCCCTTAACTGTTGAAAAGACCTCATTGACGCATAGACGTTCCTTGTACATATCGAAAGATATGAAAGCAGGCGACACATTAACGAAAGAAAATTTGCGATCGATTCGCCCAGGTCTTGGACTTCCGGTGAAATATTTAGACGTATTCCTTGGAAAATCTATAAAAGTAGATGCAAAAAAGGGAACACCTATGTCATGGGACTTATTATAA
- a CDS encoding acyl-protein synthetase has protein sequence MKRNINDSPYQLDSNEKQAYMLSILNDRLIHHYQNCSPYQRIVEKLFSITQYNTLTSYPYLPVGLFKTVKLASVPDDKIIKTLTSSGTTSKEVSKIYLDRENAMNQSKTLVQIVTDWIGKARLPMIIVDHKNVLKDRSSFNARGAGIVGFSQFGYDHFYLLDDNMIPDWEGLGKFLHKHGNDKIFIFGFTFMIWQYFYQVAVKEQITLSLGNSILIHGGGWKKLLENAVGTAEFRQCLEHQFGIQHIHNYYGMVEQVGSIFMECSEGFLHAPDYAEIIIRDPNNLSPVNIGVEGIVQTLSTLSSSYPGNSLLTEDLGTIHGKDDCKCGRKGTYFTISGRIPSAELRGCSDTHAYNSSFK, from the coding sequence ATGAAACGGAACATAAATGATTCACCCTATCAGTTAGACTCTAATGAAAAACAAGCTTACATGTTGTCAATCTTAAATGATAGACTCATCCACCATTATCAGAACTGTAGTCCCTACCAGAGAATTGTGGAGAAACTGTTTTCCATAACACAGTACAATACACTTACGAGCTATCCGTATCTTCCAGTGGGACTTTTCAAAACGGTAAAACTCGCATCGGTTCCAGACGATAAAATTATAAAAACTCTCACATCTAGTGGTACAACCTCTAAAGAAGTCTCCAAGATATATCTGGATCGGGAGAATGCTATGAATCAATCCAAGACACTCGTTCAGATTGTTACTGATTGGATTGGTAAAGCTAGACTTCCCATGATTATTGTTGATCATAAGAATGTACTGAAAGACCGCTCATCTTTCAATGCACGAGGAGCTGGAATTGTTGGATTTTCTCAGTTTGGCTACGACCATTTTTATTTGTTGGATGATAACATGATCCCGGATTGGGAGGGTTTAGGGAAGTTCTTACATAAACATGGCAATGATAAGATATTCATTTTTGGTTTTACTTTTATGATATGGCAATATTTCTATCAGGTTGCTGTGAAAGAGCAAATCACGCTTTCTTTAGGGAATTCTATACTGATTCACGGCGGCGGTTGGAAGAAATTACTGGAGAACGCAGTAGGAACAGCTGAGTTTCGCCAATGCTTAGAGCACCAATTCGGAATCCAGCATATTCATAATTACTATGGGATGGTAGAGCAAGTTGGATCTATTTTTATGGAATGCTCAGAAGGCTTTCTTCATGCGCCAGACTATGCAGAAATTATTATTCGTGATCCGAATAATTTATCGCCAGTAAACATTGGCGTGGAAGGAATCGTGCAGACATTAAGTACTCTTTCGAGTAGTTATCCAGGAAATAGCTTGCTAACAGAGGATTTGGGTACGATTCATGGTAAAGACGACTGTAAATGTGGTCGGAAGGGCACCTATTTTACTATCTCTGGGAGAATACCTTCAGCAGAACTAAGGGGATGTAGTGACACTCATGCGTATAATAGCTCCTTTAAATAA
- a CDS encoding SDR family oxidoreductase, with translation MDLLLGKIALITGATRGIGKATASIFARNGAKVLLNGRNEQELKLLADEINELTEFHVRRAEVVAYDVCDDNETKRTFQYIQKQYKRLDVLVNNAGILDDALLGMIQYSQLQQTMETNLFATISHMQWSARLMQRQKTGAIINISSIIGRVGNAGQVVYGASKAGVIGATLSAAKELASYNIRVNAIAPGFIDTDMVKQLPESKYLERLQSIAMQRIGKPEEVANTALYLASDLSSYVTGQVIGVDGGMLI, from the coding sequence ATGGACCTTTTACTAGGGAAGATTGCTCTAATAACTGGTGCAACTAGAGGAATTGGGAAAGCCACTGCAAGCATTTTTGCTAGAAATGGAGCAAAAGTATTGCTAAACGGCAGAAACGAGCAGGAATTAAAGCTACTAGCAGACGAAATCAATGAGCTAACTGAGTTTCATGTTAGAAGGGCAGAAGTCGTAGCATATGATGTATGTGATGATAATGAGACAAAAAGGACATTTCAATATATTCAAAAACAATATAAGCGCTTAGATGTTCTAGTAAATAACGCAGGTATTCTAGATGACGCTTTGCTTGGCATGATTCAATATAGTCAATTACAGCAAACGATGGAAACAAATCTCTTTGCGACTATCTCTCATATGCAGTGGTCGGCACGACTCATGCAAAGACAAAAGACAGGGGCCATTATAAATATTAGTTCTATTATTGGTCGCGTTGGTAACGCTGGACAAGTTGTATATGGTGCTAGCAAAGCGGGAGTCATAGGAGCCACTTTGTCTGCTGCTAAAGAATTAGCAAGCTACAATATTCGGGTGAATGCCATAGCTCCAGGGTTTATTGATACAGATATGGTAAAACAATTACCAGAGAGTAAATACTTAGAGCGGTTGCAAAGCATCGCGATGCAAAGGATTGGTAAGCCAGAAGAAGTAGCAAATACTGCACTTTATCTGGCATCAGATTTATCTTCATATGTTACTGGGCAAGTGATTGGGGTCGATGGAGGAATGCTAATATGA
- a CDS encoding AMP-binding protein, with product MIPSTSSFFWDLPKSSEIAIIDSGLGNQYTYEYLYNKTAKSQEVLLRINRREHYENKKLLGCILTGNKLNDIIFYLAALQINDAIMLIDSKTTSELLTTILAQYCPDWISGQDLNDDIKAHLVERGYCYHLESNLWINDSHLNSYPPIYGELAVLLSTSGSTGNPKMVRLSRRNLQENANSIANYLMLSSAERAITSLPMSYSYGLSVINSHLYANACLILTNESIISPKFWSLFREANATSLAGVPYSYQMLHRLRFHTMELPSLRMLTQAGGRLSEELISCFHQLSLDNGWKFFVMYGQTEATARISFVPPERLSDKIGSIGVAIPNGHLELDEHTNELIYSGPNVMLGYAQNRYDLAKEDELKGVLHTGDIAYRDDEGYFYITGRMKRFVKLYGLRLNLDDIEKQMYSEFNIPVACTGDDEKLSIWLEENTSAKTIKEWVSKRFQIHHSAIQLQVVEGIPYSLNGKVDYKLLTEKMNEVI from the coding sequence ATGATACCCAGTACAAGTTCGTTCTTCTGGGATCTTCCAAAAAGCTCGGAAATTGCAATAATCGATTCGGGGTTGGGAAACCAATATACCTATGAATATCTGTATAATAAAACGGCTAAGAGTCAGGAAGTCTTATTACGTATCAATAGACGAGAGCACTATGAGAATAAAAAACTATTAGGTTGTATTCTTACAGGAAATAAACTAAACGATATCATCTTTTATTTAGCGGCATTACAAATTAATGACGCTATTATGCTTATAGACAGTAAAACCACATCGGAGCTTTTGACTACTATTCTAGCACAATATTGTCCTGACTGGATTTCTGGACAAGATTTAAACGATGATATAAAAGCCCATCTTGTGGAACGAGGATATTGCTATCATTTAGAAAGTAATCTCTGGATCAATGATAGTCATCTGAATAGTTATCCACCGATATATGGCGAACTTGCAGTATTACTTTCAACATCCGGATCGACTGGTAATCCTAAAATGGTTCGATTATCGCGGAGAAATCTACAAGAAAATGCTAACTCTATTGCAAACTATTTAATGTTATCATCAGCAGAGAGGGCTATTACCTCTTTACCGATGTCATATTCCTATGGATTATCTGTGATTAATAGCCACCTTTATGCCAATGCATGTCTGATACTAACGAACGAAAGTATTATCTCACCAAAATTTTGGAGCCTTTTTAGAGAGGCAAATGCTACTTCATTAGCGGGCGTTCCATACAGTTATCAAATGCTGCATCGCTTAAGATTTCATACTATGGAATTACCCTCGTTACGAATGCTAACACAGGCGGGTGGGAGACTATCAGAAGAACTTATTTCATGTTTTCACCAACTGTCGTTAGACAATGGATGGAAATTTTTTGTGATGTATGGTCAAACAGAAGCGACCGCTCGAATCAGCTTTGTTCCACCAGAGCGTCTATCAGATAAAATTGGCTCGATAGGAGTAGCAATACCCAATGGACATTTGGAGTTAGATGAACATACCAATGAACTCATATATTCTGGACCAAATGTAATGTTAGGGTATGCTCAGAACCGTTATGATTTAGCAAAAGAGGATGAGTTAAAAGGAGTATTGCACACTGGTGACATTGCGTATCGAGACGATGAAGGTTATTTTTATATCACTGGCAGGATGAAGCGGTTTGTTAAATTGTATGGACTTCGCCTGAATCTAGATGATATTGAGAAACAGATGTATTCAGAATTCAATATTCCAGTTGCATGTACGGGTGACGATGAAAAGTTATCTATTTGGTTAGAAGAAAATACATCAGCAAAGACCATCAAAGAATGGGTTAGCAAACGCTTTCAGATTCATCATTCGGCCATTCAGTTACAAGTGGTTGAGGGAATACCATATTCTTTGAATGGAAAAGTAGATTATAAACTCTTAACAGAAAAGATGAACGAAGTCATATAA
- the glf gene encoding UDP-galactopyranose mutase, whose translation MYDVVVVGAGFAGSVLARKAAEANRKVLVIEKRAHIGGNAYDEYQQDGILIHKYGPHIFHTNERKVWDFISRFTEWYLYEHKVLAAIEGTRVPIPFNFNTLYELFPSTMANRIESLLLETFEFGSKIPILQLKRTSDKELKNLAEYIYRYVFLGYTVKQWGCKPEELDENVTARIPIHLSRDNRYFQDQYQGLPQSGYTKMFEKMLDHKNIHIMLNTPLHDVIQINHETKQAYLLDSITLNCLIYTGKIDEFFNYKFGSLPYRSLDFTFETLPMEHYQELGQVNYPNNDDFTRITEYKYLTGQNNNNVTTISKEYPVAHKDGFNTPYYPIPKQANSELLERYSKEALQYKSVHFIGRLAEYKYYNMDTVVSKALNLSETLFK comes from the coding sequence ATGTACGATGTAGTAGTTGTTGGAGCTGGATTTGCTGGATCGGTTTTGGCAAGAAAAGCAGCAGAAGCCAATCGAAAAGTACTTGTAATAGAGAAGCGTGCTCATATTGGTGGAAATGCATATGATGAGTACCAGCAAGATGGGATTTTGATACATAAATACGGCCCACATATATTTCATACTAACGAACGTAAAGTTTGGGATTTTATATCACGTTTTACAGAGTGGTATTTATATGAACATAAAGTATTAGCTGCGATTGAAGGTACACGGGTACCAATACCTTTTAATTTCAACACGTTGTATGAGCTTTTCCCAAGCACGATGGCTAATAGGATTGAATCGCTATTACTCGAAACGTTTGAATTTGGGAGTAAGATCCCTATTCTGCAATTAAAGCGGACTTCAGATAAAGAGTTGAAAAACCTAGCAGAATATATTTATAGATATGTTTTTTTAGGTTATACAGTAAAACAATGGGGCTGTAAACCGGAAGAACTGGATGAGAATGTCACAGCAAGAATTCCTATACATCTTTCTAGAGACAACCGTTATTTTCAAGATCAGTACCAAGGACTTCCCCAGTCAGGGTATACCAAAATGTTTGAAAAAATGTTAGATCATAAGAATATTCATATTATGCTGAATACACCCTTGCATGATGTGATTCAAATTAACCATGAAACGAAACAAGCGTATCTGTTAGACTCAATAACTTTGAACTGTTTAATCTACACAGGGAAAATAGACGAATTTTTCAATTATAAATTTGGTTCGTTACCGTATAGAAGTTTAGACTTTACTTTTGAAACCCTCCCTATGGAACATTATCAAGAATTGGGGCAAGTGAATTACCCTAACAATGACGATTTTACGAGAATTACAGAATATAAGTACCTCACAGGTCAGAATAATAATAATGTTACTACTATATCGAAGGAGTACCCGGTTGCACATAAAGACGGGTTTAATACTCCGTATTATCCAATTCCCAAACAAGCAAATAGTGAGTTGTTAGAACGATACTCAAAGGAAGCATTACAATATAAATCAGTTCATTTCATAGGAAGATTAGCAGAGTATAAATATTATAATATGGACACTGTAGTATCCAAAGCACTAAACTTATCAGAAACCTTGTTTAAATAA
- the pseH gene encoding UDP-4-amino-4,6-dideoxy-N-acetyl-beta-L-altrosamine N-acetyltransferase yields the protein MEFIKLKEEHLEIVYKWRRAPHVTQFMYSDISEDYNKHLQWYQTTLNDSHNKYWMIKSKDSLIGLISLNRMDTVHRHATFGYYIGDTNFNIIGGRIHPYLYNYAFNTLGLHKLFAEVMEGNTNMCKMHTIYGFREVGVYKEHIYKYEKYHDVTIFELLAEDWKKNHKYQRYVAEFEK from the coding sequence ATGGAATTTATAAAATTGAAAGAAGAACATCTTGAAATAGTATATAAATGGCGGCGTGCGCCACACGTTACACAATTTATGTATTCGGATATATCGGAGGACTACAACAAGCATCTTCAGTGGTATCAGACTACACTTAATGATTCTCATAATAAATATTGGATGATTAAGAGCAAAGACTCTTTAATAGGCCTTATTTCTCTGAATCGGATGGACACTGTCCATCGTCATGCTACTTTCGGATACTATATTGGTGATACTAATTTTAATATTATTGGTGGGCGAATCCATCCATATCTTTATAACTATGCTTTCAATACATTAGGGTTACATAAGTTGTTTGCTGAGGTAATGGAAGGTAACACGAATATGTGTAAAATGCACACGATTTACGGGTTCAGGGAAGTTGGTGTGTATAAAGAGCACATATATAAATACGAAAAGTACCATGACGTTACCATATTCGAGCTATTGGCGGAAGATTGGAAAAAAAATCATAAATACCAACGATATGTAGCAGAATTTGAGAAATAG
- a CDS encoding glycosyltransferase family 2 protein has product MENIEEIYNKISVIIPAYNASQFIEATLDSVIGQTHPIDEVLIIDDCSTDNTVEIVNKYRGRYKNIQLIQQPMNQGGSAARNLGLKIARNEWILFMDADDVAHPTLLEKEVNLLSEINENQADIILVHPAYIQIDENGAEIPGSEMRGKQLEAHEIFGTLLFRNHIITPSGLLLKREKALEVGGFQKFQIVEDYDFVLRMSRQGYFAYVDEPLIYLRRHGANLTKDISKARDAEKAIVEQYGIDTIKKAIFARNLPYAQNLIDFVNMLFRYEQWEEGFNQLKASEVVDVEKENIQISVTFLYGIYYLHKQSYTEALNFFHDIIEKKPSHGAALNNISVLYILEKKNIEKSMQLLKKAIEIYPGYMDAMHNLQLIEENRVNYDENHPTQNDFRFTWRELRPQLLRYS; this is encoded by the coding sequence TTGGAAAATATCGAAGAAATATACAATAAAATATCAGTCATAATCCCTGCCTACAACGCTTCGCAATTTATTGAAGCTACATTAGATAGCGTTATAGGACAAACACACCCTATTGATGAAGTGCTAATCATTGATGATTGCAGTACTGATAATACTGTAGAGATTGTAAACAAGTATAGAGGAAGATATAAGAACATCCAACTGATTCAACAACCAATGAATCAGGGAGGTTCTGCAGCGCGCAATCTAGGTTTGAAGATTGCAAGAAATGAGTGGATTCTGTTTATGGATGCCGATGATGTAGCCCATCCGACGTTATTGGAAAAAGAAGTGAATCTTCTTAGTGAAATAAATGAGAATCAAGCAGACATCATATTGGTCCACCCAGCGTATATACAAATTGACGAAAATGGAGCCGAAATTCCTGGTAGCGAAATGCGAGGCAAGCAACTAGAAGCACATGAAATCTTTGGTACATTATTGTTTCGTAACCATATTATTACTCCATCCGGTTTGTTACTGAAAAGAGAAAAAGCACTAGAAGTTGGTGGCTTCCAGAAGTTTCAAATTGTAGAAGACTATGATTTTGTTTTGCGGATGTCAAGACAGGGGTACTTTGCTTATGTCGATGAACCTCTTATCTACCTGAGGCGCCATGGGGCAAATTTAACAAAAGATATTTCAAAGGCAAGAGATGCTGAGAAAGCTATTGTAGAACAGTATGGTATAGATACAATAAAGAAAGCAATATTTGCACGAAATTTACCTTATGCTCAGAATCTTATTGATTTTGTAAATATGCTGTTTCGATATGAACAATGGGAAGAAGGTTTTAACCAGTTAAAGGCTTCAGAAGTAGTAGATGTAGAGAAAGAAAATATACAAATCTCTGTCACTTTCCTCTATGGAATTTACTATTTGCATAAACAATCCTATACAGAAGCTTTAAACTTCTTCCATGATATCATTGAGAAAAAACCATCACATGGTGCTGCTTTGAATAATATATCAGTGCTATATATTCTTGAGAAAAAGAATATAGAAAAATCGATGCAACTACTGAAGAAAGCAATAGAAATATATCCAGGTTATATGGACGCAATGCATAATTTGCAACTTATAGAAGAAAATAGGGTTAATTATGATGAGAATCATCCAACTCAAAACGATTTTAGATTTACCTGGAGAGAATTAAGACCCCAATTATTACGTTATTCATAA